One genomic region from Argentina anserina chromosome 2, drPotAnse1.1, whole genome shotgun sequence encodes:
- the LOC126782199 gene encoding desiccation-related protein PCC13-62-like, whose product MSIRSALVLPLAFCLVGISELLLCSGHAANCDPNLIKANDQDRLQFALNLEMLEAEYFLNGALGKGLDEISPELALGGPPPIGAQKANLDPLVRCIIEEFGYQEVGHVRSIIREAGGFPRPLLDISSQNFANLMDRAVGFKLIPPFDPYADTKKFLLAAYTMPYVGENGYVGTIPYLKNMTSRRLAASLLGVEAGQDAVIRDHLYQRAFEKVEPYNLTVADFTNRISKLRNELGMCGIKDEGVIVPEELGAENRTSSNIISADPNSLAYARTPQEILRIVYASGNESLPGGFYPEGANGRIARHFLKLD is encoded by the exons ATGAGTATACGTAGTGCCTTAGTTCTTCCTCTAGCTTTCTGTTTAGTTGGGATATCTGAGCTGCTGCTTTGCTCAGGTCATGCTGCCAACTGTGATCCCAATTTGATCAAAGCTAATGATCAGGACCGGCTTCAGTTTGCTTTGAACTTGGAAATGTTAGAGGCTGAGTATTTCCTGAATGGAGCCCTGGGCAAAGGTTTAGATGAAATCAGTCCAGAATTAGCCCTAGGCGGCCCGCCTCCAATCGGTGCTCAGAAGGCGAATCTTGACCCTCTTGTTCGTTGTATCATCGAGGAATTCGGTTATCAAGAAGTTGGTCATGTCAG ATCAATTATTAGAGAAGCAGGAGGGTTTCCTAGGCCTTTGTTAGATATCAGCAGTCAGAATTTCGCAAACCTAATGGATCGAGCAGTTGGTTTCAAATTGATCCCTCCATTCGATCCATATGCGGACACAAAGAAGTTTCTCTTGGCAGCCTACACCATGCCTTATGTGGGAGAAAATGGTTATGTTGGCACAATTCCATACCTTAAAAACATGACATCTCGCAGA TTGGCTGCATCACTTTTAGGGGTTGAGGCGGGACAAGATGCAGTCATACGTGATCATCTCTATCAGAGAGCCTTTGAGAAGGTGGAGCCCTATAATCTCACAGTGGCTGATTTTACAAACCGAATTTCCAAGCTTCGGAACGAGCTTGGCATGTGTGGGATCAAAGATGAAGGCGTCATAGTGCCGGAGGAGCTCGGTGCCGAGAATCGGACGTCCAGTAACATCATATCGGCCGATCCTAACTCGCTTGCATATGCAAGGACACCGCAGGAGATACTGAGGATTGTATATGCCAGTGGCAATGAATCACTGCCGGGCGGGTTTTACCCTGAAGGTGCAAACGGGAGAATTGCAAGGCATTTCCTGAAGCTAGATTAA
- the LOC126782200 gene encoding bifunctional protein FolD 2, with product MASQSDHQAKIIDGKAIAQTIRNEIAEEVRHLSQKYGKVPGLAVVIVGSRKDSQSYVSMKRKACTEVGIKSVDIDLPENVSLEDLLAKVQELNVNPDVHGILVQLPLPRHINEEKVLTEISIEKDVDGFHPLNIGKLAMKGREPLFLPCTPKGCLELLSRSGISITGKKAVVVGRSNIVGLPVSLLLLKANATVTIVHSNTPDPEHIIREADIIIAAAGQAMMIKGSWIKPGAAIIDVGTNAVDDPSKKTGYRLVGDVDFQEACKVAGWITPVPGGVGPMTVAMLLKNTLDGAKRVIAQ from the exons ATGGCGTCACAATCAGATCACCAGGCTAAGATAATTGATGGCAAAGCCATAGCACAGACCATCCGAAATGAAATTGCTGAGGAAGTTCGCCATCTATCTCAGAAATATGGCAAG GTCCCTGGATTGGCAGTAGTGATTGTGGGGAGCAGGAAGGACTCCCAAAGTTATGTCAGCATGAAGCGAAAGGCATGTACTGAAGTTGGCATTAAATCTGTGGACATAGATCTCCCTGAGAATGTGTCCCTAGAGGATCTCCTAGCCAAAGTTCAGGAATTAAATGTGAATCCTGATGTACATG GCATACTTGTTCAGCTTCCATTGCCAAGGCATATTAATGAAGAGAAAGTGTTGACTGAAATCAGCATCGAGAAGGATGTAGATGGGTTTCATCCTCTCAACATCGGCAAGCTTGCAATGAAAGGCAGAGAGCCTTTATTCCTCCCTTGCACTCCCAAG GGCTGTCTTGAACTTCTTTCGCGGAGTGGTATAAGCATAACGGGAAAGAAAGCAGTGGTGGTGGGAAGAAGTAACATAGTTGGACTGCCAGTTTCTTTGCTGCTTTTGAAAGCCAATGCTACTGTTACCATAGTTCATTCAAACACTCCTGATCCAGAGCATATCATTCGTGAAGCGGACATTATTATTGCTGCTGCAGGGCAGGCAATGATG ATCAAGGGTAGTTGGATAAAACCAGGTGCTGCAATAATCGATGTTGGCACAAATGCTGTTGATGACCCCAGTAAAAAGACTGGTTATCGACTGGTTGGGGATGTAGATTTCCAGGAAGCATGTAAGGTAGCTGGATGGATAACTCCGGTTCCTGGTGGCGTTGGCCCAATGACTGTTGCAATGCTTCTGAAGAACACATTGGATGGTGCTAAGCGTGTGATTGCACAATAA